Proteins co-encoded in one Gemmatimonadales bacterium genomic window:
- a CDS encoding succinate dehydrogenase/fumarate reductase iron-sulfur subunit — VDYTTGVSPGMVVLDAIHQIQAEQANDLAVRWNCKAGKCGSCSAEVNGMPTLMCMTRLNQLPLDKPVTVEPMRAFPPIKDLVTDVSWNYAVKRRIKPFKPRPPDAPDGTWRMAQTDADRVQEFRKCIECFLCQDVCHVLRDHQLHDDFIGPRFLVHVAALEMHPLDAEDRVEELRRAHGIGYCNITKCCTTVCPEHITITDNAIIPLKERVVDQFFDPLGRVLKVFSRRPAQ, encoded by the coding sequence TCGTGGATTACACCACCGGCGTGTCCCCCGGGATGGTGGTGCTCGACGCGATTCACCAGATCCAGGCGGAACAGGCCAACGACCTCGCTGTCCGCTGGAACTGCAAGGCCGGCAAGTGCGGCTCCTGCTCGGCCGAGGTGAACGGCATGCCGACGCTCATGTGCATGACCCGGCTCAACCAGCTCCCGCTGGACAAGCCGGTCACCGTGGAGCCGATGCGGGCCTTCCCGCCGATCAAGGACCTGGTCACCGACGTCTCCTGGAACTACGCGGTCAAACGGCGGATCAAGCCGTTCAAGCCCCGCCCGCCCGATGCTCCCGACGGCACCTGGCGCATGGCGCAGACGGACGCCGACCGGGTGCAGGAGTTCCGCAAGTGCATCGAGTGCTTTCTCTGCCAGGACGTCTGCCACGTCCTGCGGGACCACCAGCTCCATGACGACTTCATCGGCCCGCGCTTCCTGGTGCACGTGGCCGCGCTGGAGATGCATCCGCTGGACGCGGAAGACCGGGTGGAGGAGCTCCGGCGGGCCCACGGTATCGGCTACTGCAACATCACCAAGTGCTGCACCACGGTGTGCCCCGAGCACATCACCATCACCGACAACGCGATCATCCCGCTCAAGGAGCGGGTGGTCGACCAGTTCTTCGACCCGCTGGGCCGGGTGCTGAAGGTGTTCAGCCGGAGACCCGCGCAGTGA